One Mangifera indica cultivar Alphonso chromosome 4, CATAS_Mindica_2.1, whole genome shotgun sequence genomic region harbors:
- the LOC123214918 gene encoding transcription factor MYB83-like codes for MTMKKPNQVGKDSGRPLQVNSNKLRKGLWSPEEDEKLVKYMLSDGGGSWSDIARNAGLQRCGKSCRLRWINYLRPDLKRGAFSHQEEDLIIHLHSIIGNRWSQIAARLPGRTDNEIKNFWNSTLKKRLKNNHPAPSTSSPNDTENLSDRHQHTGFIGAGGMMMMMPMHDHHDIMTMCMDISSSSSTASIQTMVTPNNNQLIDPFAMLETYMGDGSFYRDYGMLEPCEMGLEGDLWLPPLETRSSMEENSNVNAAKNNINVDMKSHNNHYNNNSCFNNTTPGPDQQGSKVGDMFELENNWQGEWDFEGFMDNLSSIPFLDFPLE; via the exons ATGACAATGAAGAAGCCGAATCAAGTGGGGAAAGATAGCGGCCGACCGCTTCAAGTGAACAGTAACAAGCTTCGAAAGGGCTTATGGTCTCCTGAAGAAGATGAGAAGCTTGTTAAGTATATGTTAAGTGATGGAGGAGGGTCTTGGAGTGATATTGCTAGAAATGCAGGCCTTCAAAGATGTGGCAAGAGTTGTCGTCTTCGTTGGATCAATTACCTGAGACCTGACCTCAAGCGTGGCGCTTTTTCTCATCAAGAAGAAGACCTCATCATCCATCTGCATTCCATTATTGGCAACAG GTGGTCTCAAATTGCGGCACGTCTTCCAGGAAGGACAGACAACGAAATCAAGAATTTTTGGAACTCCACGTTGaagaaaagattgaaaaacaacCACCCTGCACCCTCAACATCTTCACCAAATGACACTGAAAATTTATCAGATCGTCATCAGCATACAGGTTTTATAGGAGCTGGagggatgatgatgatgatgcccATGCATGATCATCATGATATCATGACCATGTGCATGGAcatatcatcttcttcatcGACTGCCTCCATCCAAACCATGGTCACGCCAAACAATAACCAGTTAATCGATCCCTTCGCTATGCTTGAAACTTACATGGGAGATGGATCATTTTATAGGGATTATGGGATGTTAGAGCCATGTGAAATGGGATTAGAAGGAGACCTTTGGCTTCCTCCACTAGAGACAAGATCGAGTATGGAAGAGAATAGTAATGTTAATGCTGCCAAAAATAACATTAACGTTGACATGAAAAGCCATAACAACCACTACAATAATAATTCTTGCTTCAATAATACAACTCCTGGTCCTGATCAGCAAGGGTCAAAAGTTGGAGACATGTTTGAGTTGGAAAATAATTGGCAAGGAGAATGGGATTTCGAGGGTTTCATGGACAATTTATCTTCCATTCCTTTTCTTGATTTCCCACTTGAATAA
- the LOC123214909 gene encoding protein DETOXIFICATION 43-like: protein MADSTDLHSRPSKWRIPIFVFFKDVRLVFKMDSLGLEIIRIALPAALALAADPIASLIDTAFIGRLGPVQLAAVGVSIAIFNQASRITIFPLVSITTSFVAEEETIGRITNGEEPKAENSEKSSAKESEMKDVTPEETVLENLEKGASTDTTTTETKGESSSDNNSSATTCKSPSAIAGTKTSTEIKLSKGKRHIPSASTALIIGSFLGLVQAIFLILGARPLLHIMGVKSDSPMMTPAQKYLTLRSLGAPAVLLSLAMQGVFRGLKDTKTPLFATVAGDLTNIILDPIFIFVCRLGVSGAAIAHVLSQYLISFILLVKLMRQVNLLPPSMSDLQFGRFLKNGFYLLTRVIAVTICVTLAASMAARLGSTPMAAFQICLQVWITSSLLADGLAVAGQAILACSFAEKNYQKATAAANRVLQMGFVLGLGLAALVGLGLYFGSGIFSKDVHVIHLINIGIPFIAATQPINSLAFVFDGVNFGASDFAYSAYSMVLVAIASIASLFLLSKSNGFVGIWIALTIYMALRTFAGVWRMGTGTGPWKFLRGRLLP, encoded by the exons ATGGCCGACTCTACTGATCTGCATTCACGACCAAGCAAATGGAGAATCccgatttttgttttcttcaaagATGTGAG ACTAGTGTTCAAGATGGATTCACTTGGTCTTGAGATTATCAGGATAGCACTTCCTGCTGCTCTAGCTTTAGCTGCTGATCCGATCGCTTCTCTGATTGACACAGCATTTATTGGCCGCTTAG GGCCGGTGCAGCTTGCAGCTGTGGGAGTTTCAATCGCCATATTCAATCAAGCTTCAAGAATTACCATATTTCCTCTGGTCAGTATCACAACTTCTTTTGTCGCTGAAGAGGAAACCATTGGACGAATCACCAATGGTGAAGAACCAAAAGCTGAGAACTCGGAAAAGAGTTCCGCTAAAGAAAGTGAAATGAAGGACGTAACGCCAGAAGAAACCGTGCTTGAGAACTTGGAAAAAGGAGCTTCAACAGACACTACTACTACTGAAACAAAAGGTGAATCTTCGTCGGATAATAATTCTTCTGCAACTACATGCAAGTCTCCTTCTGCTATAGCGGGTACCAAAACAAGTACAGAGATCAAGTTGAGTAAGGGGAAGCGACATATCCCTTCGGCATCAACAGCACTAATTATAGGGAGCTTTCTTGGTCTCGTCCAAGCTATATTTCTAATATTGGGAGCCAGACCTCTCCTGCATATCATGGGCGTGAAGTCT GATTCTCCCATGATGACACCAGCTCAAAAATACTTGACTCTGAGGTCACTGGGTGCTCCTGCAGTCCTCCTTTCTCTCGCAATGCAAGGGGTTTTTCGAGGATTGAAGGATACAAAAACTCCTTTATTCGCCACTG TTGCAGGAGATTTAACAAATATCATTCTTGACCCAATATTCATCTTCGTTTGCCGTCTTGGTGTCAGTGGAGCCGCCATTGCCCATGTTCTTTCACA GTACTTGATTTCATTCATCCTCCTGGTGAAGTTGATGAGACAAGTTAATCTCTTACCTCCAAGTATGAGTGATTTACAATTCGGTCGGTTTCTTAAAAATG GATTTTATCTGTTAACCAGAGTAATTGCTGTGACTATCTGTGTCACACTGGCAGCTTCAATGGCTGCACGTCTTGGTTCAACACCTATGGCTGCATTCCAAATTTGTTTACAGGTCTGGATCACGTCATCTCTTCTGGCTGATGGATTGGCTGTTGCAGGACAG GCCATTCTAGCTTGTTCATTTGCTGAAAAGAACTATCAGAAGGCAACAGCTGCAGCAAACAGAGTACTGCAG ATGGGTTTTGTTCTAGGCTTGGGGCTTGCTGCCTTGGTAGGACTCGGTCTCTACTTTGGCTCTGGAATCTTTTCAAAAGACGTTCATGTTATCCACCTCATAAACATCGGCATACCG TTTATTGCAGCAACTCAACCCATCAATTCTCTGGCTTTTGTCTTTGATGGTGTAAATTTTGGAGCTTCTGATTTTGCGTATTCTGCATACTCCATG GTTTTGGTAGCCATAGCAAGCATAGCAAGCTTATTTTTGCTGTCAAAAAGCAATGGCTTTGTTGGAATCTGGATTGCCCTGACAATCTACATGGCTCTCCGAACATTTGCTGGTGTATGGAG GATGGGAACTGGGACTGGACCTTGGAAATTTCTCAGAGGCCGATTGTTGCCATGA